In a single window of the Papaver somniferum cultivar HN1 chromosome 8, ASM357369v1, whole genome shotgun sequence genome:
- the LOC113306254 gene encoding uncharacterized protein LOC113306254, translating into MSEKFINVVLNHGDIQLQGLIALIILIGNEDFYLNVDVTRHHTSRSNSGCSTSSGFSTANSCVTESPKMVRVVDHDTDKAKPLIVDEWVFVFDKVGRELMGGVKDVRIVVDKYKKTTGHKIIILKNDKTRFNAKCAENDCGWRIHFRSVNGNISRFVLKDSNVIHRLLSGTLLVVGFLWKLHILAWLKSHAVKTKLVKHLIADNIQGDPSLKPNHIMSLFKKIYGSNIKYHHARRGKEAVFEEQFGDDEKSYSGLTWYVQAIEQTNSDIYVKFEFDHATRRFQRIFICFGACKHIYRYKGALMDATCINGNNEFYPFAFALVSTENKDNWFWFLENLKQVVDDRQIVFLSDRGEGLLQGIPIFFPNSYHNYFFYHIKCNLPIGSGDANSNSFIDLFYKAAYSYTTTNFEEALRGMHAIECGHVANYIRTIPKKKWENAFFPICRYSAHSSTLAESFNNWILDFKKLSAFALLDAIQTYQEIIFPITNNEKPRAYDPNDRVIVPNLVPPPGKRRTQRIKNAWENQMRPMMCTKCFTLGHHDRATCPMI; encoded by the exons ATGTCTGAGAAGTTTATTAATgttgttttgaatcatg GTGATATACAACTACAAGGTTTAATTGCACTTATTATTCTTATTGGGaatgaagatttctatttgaatgTTGACGTCACTCGACATCATACTTCTCGTTCTAATTCTGGTTGTAGTACTAGTTCTGGATTTAGTACTGCAAATTCTTGTGTAACTGAAAGTCCAAAGATGGTAAGGGTGGTAGATCATGACACAGACAAGGCCAAGCCTCTGATTGTTGATGAATGGGTTTTTGTTTTTGACAAAGTTGGTAGAGAATTAATGGGTGGTGTTAAAGATGTTAGAATTGTTGTTGATAAGTACAAGAAGACTACTGGTCACAAGATTATTATTCTTAAAAATGACAAGACTCGTTTTAATGCAAAGTGCGCAGAAAATGATtgtggttggaggattcactttAGGTCTGTCAATGGTAACATTTCTCGATTCGTGCTAAAAGATTCTAATGTTATTCACAG GCTTTTAAGTGGCACATTACTTGTTGTAGGCTTTTTATGGAAATTACATATTCTTGCTTG gttgaagagtcaTGCGGTGAAAACCAAGTTAGTCAAGCATTTGATTGCCGACAATATACAGGGGGATCCTAGTCTAAAACCCAACCATATCATGTCACTTTTTAAGAAGATTTATGGGTCCAATATcaagtatcaccatgcccgtaGAGGGAAAGAAGCCGTATTTGAAGAGCAGTTTGGCGATGACGAGAAGTCGTATAGCGGTTTAACTTGGTATGTCCAAGCCATTGAGCAAACTAATTCTGATATCTATGTGAAGTTTGAATTTGATCATGCAACCAGAAGATTTCAGAGGATCTTCATTTGTTTCGGTGCTTGCAAGCATATTTATAG ATACAAGGGTGCTTTGATGGATGCAACATGTATCAATGGGAACAATGAATTTTACCCATTTGCATTTGCTCTTGTTTCTACTGAAAACAAAgataattggttttggtttctagAGAATCTTAAACAAGTTGTCGATGATCGTCagattgttttccttagtgatcgtGGAGAAGGACTTTTGCAGGGCATTccaattttttttcctaattCATATCACAACTATTTCTTTTACCACATCAAGTGCAATCTCCCCATTGGATCAGGTGATGCGAATTCAAATTCctttattgatttgttttacaaagctgCTTACTCTTACACAACAACGaactttgaagaagctttgcGGGGCATGCATGCAATTGAATGTGGACATGTTGCTAACTATATCAGGACTATTCCAAAGAAGAAATGGGAAAATGCATTTTTCCCTATATGCAGATATAGTGCTCACTCTTCAACTCTTGCCGAGTCCTTCAACAACTGGATTCTTGATTTCAAAAAGTTGTCTGCTTTTGCTCTTCTAGATGCGATACA GACATACCAGGAGATCATCTTTCCAATCACCAATAATGAAAAGCCGCGGGCTTATGATCCTAATGATAGGGTTATTGTTCCTAATCTTGTTCCTCCACCTGGTAAACGAAGAACACAGCGTATCAAGAATGCTTGGGAGAATCAAATGAGGcctatgatgtgcacaaagtgcttcacCCTTGGTCACCACGACAGAGCTACCTGCCCCATGATTTGA
- the LOC113306802 gene encoding F-box/kelch-repeat protein At1g15670-like, producing the protein MEIIPGLPNEIGRECLIRVPYTQFSTLLSVSKKWKQEIQSNKFHLQRKLRGFAQNLIALIESDPIIDDLMQNPLNPCTPVPRLSFYEPGKNEWVKLPPIPGTSSDGLPLFCEFAGVGRKLVVIGGWDTKTWQVMSSVYIYDLVTGTWRRGVDMPGGKRSFFACASDMNRQVYIAGGHDDDKNALTSALAYDVLDDSWNPLPDMASQRDECKGLFHGGKFHVIGGYQTEMQGKFQKSSETFSVDTTKWDFVEEDKMESNISPRTCMFDFKGTLYKCCSPYLMSLDGSKWRQLIKLPSDVCIGTHIVAWQKKMLAIGSDVKGGIQNCYALEFEIDEKMLKWTKLELSKECTRILQSGYSFEV; encoded by the coding sequence ATGGAGATTATTCCAGGTTTACCAAATGAGATTGGAAGAGAATGTCTAATTCGAGTTCCATACACTCAATTCTCGACACTTTTATCCGTTTCCAAAAAATGGAAGCAAGAAATCCAATCAAATAAATTTCATCTACAGAGAAAGCTCAGAGGGTTCGCTCAGAATCTAATTGCTTTAATTGAAAGTGATCCAATCATTGATGATTTAATGCAAAACCCATTAAATCCATGTACACCGGTTCCCCGGCTTAGCTTTTACGAACCGGGGAAGAATGAATGGGTTAAGTTACCGCCTATACCCGGTACCTCCTCCGATGGATTACCTCTGTTTTGCGAGTTTGCCGGAGTTGGTCGGAAATTAGTGGTCATTGGAGGCTGGGATACCAAAACATGGCAAGTGATGAGTTCTGTCTACATTTATGATCTTGTTACCGGAACATGGCGACGCGGTGTTGATATGCCCGGCGGCAAGAGATCTTTTTTTGCTTGTGCATCTGATATGAATCGCCAGGTTTATATTGCTGGTGGACatgatgatgataagaatgcctTGACATCCGCTCTGGCTTATGATGTCTTAGATGATTCATGGAACCCGCTCCCTGATATGGCAAGCCAGAGGGATGAATGTAAAGGTTTGTTCCATGGTGGTAAGTTCCATGTTATCGGCGGGTACCAAACAGAGATGCAAGGGAAATTTCAAAAATCATCAGAAACTTTTAGTGTTGATACGACGAAGTGGGATTTTGTTGAAGAGGACAAAATGGAGAGCAACATCTCCCCAAGAACATGTATGTTTGATTTCAAAGGGACGCTGTATAAATGTTGCTCACCTTATTTGATGAGTTTAGATGGTTCCAAATGGCGGCAACTCATCAAGCTTCCTTCGGATGTTTGTATTGGTACTCATATTGTGGCATGGCAGAAGAAGATGTTGGCAATTGGTTCTGATGTTAAGGGTGGGATACAAAATTGTTATGCATTAGAGTTTGAAATTGATGAGAAAATGCTTAAGTGGACGAAATTAGAGTTATCTAAAGAGTGTACTAGGATTCTACAGTCCGGATATAGTTTCGAAGTTTAA